The following proteins are encoded in a genomic region of Gopherus flavomarginatus isolate rGopFla2 chromosome 14, rGopFla2.mat.asm, whole genome shotgun sequence:
- the CTU2 gene encoding cytoplasmic tRNA 2-thiolation protein 2 isoform X2 has protein sequence MCQAQEEYGGCDPPRRRPRVSCAQKCMKCKEASPVLVIRVGDAFCKACFREYFVHKFRAMLGKNRAIYPGEKVLLALSGGPASSSMLRQVQEGLSRETAKKLRFIPGIIYVDEGAVCGQSLAERGETLLQMETILQASRFPYHLAHLEEVFDLPSSILQRAPHNPTGPKNSYKEAVEGFIRQQRQEEGGSPSLPERQIQEKLAEVSLRDVPGMEGLADPEARLRAAVRTEQLIRLFGSVKTLTAKEELLQTLRNHLILHTARAQGYSKVMMGESCTRLAVKLLTNLSLGRGASLAMDTGFSDDRHGDVVVVRPMREYSAKEIAFYNHLFGVPTVFTPALDTKALEKASIHRVIERFVYGLQAEFPSTISTVYRTGEKLSATPGDAGPAAEPERCLLCLCALDTNVEDGSALQAILVSEQLSQQKLPAASPAGRGCCPGAEEQRGCCTNTTAPGADARVNFLPLLCYGCRLTIKDTTCLESLPLYVRSEAERRKRRAAMKLEIQEFLLEDEAVTPGES, from the exons ATGTGCCAGGCGCAGGAGGAGTACGGGGGCTGCGACCCGCCCCGCAGGCGGCCCCGGGTCAG ctgtgCGCAGAAGTGCATGAAGTGCAAGGAGGCCTCGCCTGTGTTGGTCATTCGTGTTGGAGATGCCTTTTGCAA GGCCTGTTTTAGGGAGTATTTTGTTCACAAGTTCCGTGCAATGCTTGGGAAGAATCGTGCCATTTACCCAGGAGAGAAG GTTCTTCTTGCATTATCAGGTGGACCTGCCTCTAGCTCAATGCTTCGACAAGTCCAAGAG GGGCTGAGTCGGGAAACAGCCAAGAAACTGCGCTTTATACCAGGCATCATCTACGTTGACG AGGGAGCTGTGTGCGGACAAAGCCTGGCTGAGAGAGGGGAGACGCTGCTCCAGATGGAGACCATCCTGCAAGCCTCAAGGTTTCCATATCACCTGGCCCACTTAGAAGAG GTATTTGACTTGCCCAGCTCCATCCTGCAGCGTGCGCCCCACAATCCCACAGGCCCCAAGAACAGCTACAAGGAAGCAGTGGAGGGCTTCATCCGCCagcagaggcaggaggagggtgGAAGCCCCTCTCTCCCAGAGAGGCAGATCCAGGAGAAGCTTGCTGAGGTCAGCCTGCGAGATGTGCCCGGAATGGAGGGGCTGGCCGACCCAGAAGCCAGGCTGCGGGCTGCAGTCCGGACTGAGCAGCTGATCCGGCTCTTTGGGTCCGTGAAGACCTTGACGGCTAAAGAAGAGCTTCTGCAGACCCTGAG GAACCACCTGATCCTGCACACGGCTAGGGCCCAAGGGTACTCCAAGGTCATGATGGGAGAGAGCTGCACCCGCCTGGCTGTCAAACTGCTGACCAACCTCTCACTGGGGCGGGGAGCCTCTCTCGCTATGGACACA GGCTTCTCGGACGATCGCCATGGCGATGTGGTGGTGGTGCGGCCCATGAGGGAGTACTCTGCCAAGGAAATCGCCTTCTACAACCACCTGTTTGGCGTTCCCACGGTCTTCACTCCTGCCTTGGACACCAAG GCCCTGGAGAAGGCCAGCATCCACCGGGTGATCGAGCGCTTCGTCTATGGTCTGCAGGCAGAGTTCCCCTCGACCATCAGCACCGTATACCG GACGGGCGAGAAGCTGAGCGCGACCCCTGGAGACGCCGGCCCTGCTGCTGAGCCCGAACGCTGCCTCCTGTGTTTGTGTGCCCTGGACACCAATGTGG AGGACGGCTCCGCTTTGCAAGCCATCCTGGTCTCGGAGCAGCTCTCCCAGCAGAAGCTGCCAGCTGCGTCGCCAGCCGGGAGAGGGTGCTGCCCGGGGGCAGAGGAGCAGAGAGGATGCTGCACGAACACGACAGCTCCAGG GGCCGACGCCCGGGTCaacttcctgcccctgctctgctacGGCTGCAGACTGACCATCAAGGACACG ACCTGCCTGGAGAGCCTCCCGCTCTACGTCCGCTCGGAGGCAGAGCGCAGGAAACGCAG GGCCGCGATGAAGCTGGAAATTCAGGAGTTCttgctggaagatgaagctgtgACTCCGGGTGAGAGCTGA
- the CTU2 gene encoding cytoplasmic tRNA 2-thiolation protein 2 isoform X3 — translation MLGKNRAIYPGEKVLLALSGGPASSSMLRQVQEGLSRETAKKLRFIPGIIYVDEGAVCGQSLAERGETLLQMETILQASRFPYHLAHLEEVFDLPSSILQRAPHNPTGPKNSYKEAVEGFIRQQRQEEGGSPSLPERQIQEKLAEVSLRDVPGMEGLADPEARLRAAVRTEQLIRLFGSVKTLTAKEELLQTLRNHLILHTARAQGYSKVMMGESCTRLAVKLLTNLSLGRGASLAMDTGFSDDRHGDVVVVRPMREYSAKEIAFYNHLFGVPTVFTPALDTKALEKASIHRVIERFVYGLQAEFPSTISTVYRTGEKLSATPGDAGPAAEPERCLLCLCALDTNVEDGSALQAILVSEQLSQQKLPAASPAGRGCCPGAEEQRGCCTNTTAPGADARVNFLPLLCYGCRLTIKDTTCLESLPLYVRSEAERRKRRAAMKLEIQEFLLEDEAVTPAGLGPWADSPVSSR, via the exons ATGCTTGGGAAGAATCGTGCCATTTACCCAGGAGAGAAG GTTCTTCTTGCATTATCAGGTGGACCTGCCTCTAGCTCAATGCTTCGACAAGTCCAAGAG GGGCTGAGTCGGGAAACAGCCAAGAAACTGCGCTTTATACCAGGCATCATCTACGTTGACG AGGGAGCTGTGTGCGGACAAAGCCTGGCTGAGAGAGGGGAGACGCTGCTCCAGATGGAGACCATCCTGCAAGCCTCAAGGTTTCCATATCACCTGGCCCACTTAGAAGAG GTATTTGACTTGCCCAGCTCCATCCTGCAGCGTGCGCCCCACAATCCCACAGGCCCCAAGAACAGCTACAAGGAAGCAGTGGAGGGCTTCATCCGCCagcagaggcaggaggagggtgGAAGCCCCTCTCTCCCAGAGAGGCAGATCCAGGAGAAGCTTGCTGAGGTCAGCCTGCGAGATGTGCCCGGAATGGAGGGGCTGGCCGACCCAGAAGCCAGGCTGCGGGCTGCAGTCCGGACTGAGCAGCTGATCCGGCTCTTTGGGTCCGTGAAGACCTTGACGGCTAAAGAAGAGCTTCTGCAGACCCTGAG GAACCACCTGATCCTGCACACGGCTAGGGCCCAAGGGTACTCCAAGGTCATGATGGGAGAGAGCTGCACCCGCCTGGCTGTCAAACTGCTGACCAACCTCTCACTGGGGCGGGGAGCCTCTCTCGCTATGGACACA GGCTTCTCGGACGATCGCCATGGCGATGTGGTGGTGGTGCGGCCCATGAGGGAGTACTCTGCCAAGGAAATCGCCTTCTACAACCACCTGTTTGGCGTTCCCACGGTCTTCACTCCTGCCTTGGACACCAAG GCCCTGGAGAAGGCCAGCATCCACCGGGTGATCGAGCGCTTCGTCTATGGTCTGCAGGCAGAGTTCCCCTCGACCATCAGCACCGTATACCG GACGGGCGAGAAGCTGAGCGCGACCCCTGGAGACGCCGGCCCTGCTGCTGAGCCCGAACGCTGCCTCCTGTGTTTGTGTGCCCTGGACACCAATGTGG AGGACGGCTCCGCTTTGCAAGCCATCCTGGTCTCGGAGCAGCTCTCCCAGCAGAAGCTGCCAGCTGCGTCGCCAGCCGGGAGAGGGTGCTGCCCGGGGGCAGAGGAGCAGAGAGGATGCTGCACGAACACGACAGCTCCAGG GGCCGACGCCCGGGTCaacttcctgcccctgctctgctacGGCTGCAGACTGACCATCAAGGACACG ACCTGCCTGGAGAGCCTCCCGCTCTACGTCCGCTCGGAGGCAGAGCGCAGGAAACGCAG GGCCGCGATGAAGCTGGAAATTCAGGAGTTCttgctggaagatgaagctgtgACTCCGG CTGGACTGGGGCCCTGGGCTGACTCCCCAGTCTCAAGCAGGTGA
- the RNF166 gene encoding E3 ubiquitin-protein ligase RNF166 isoform X1 — MAAAMFRSLLVSAAQQRPQAPGPGGTPREQPPGGPAPDALEAQFSCPICLEVYHRAVRVAGCGHTFCGECLQPCLQVPSPLCPLCRMPFDPKKVEKASNVEKQLSSYKAPCRGCSKKVTLAKMRSHVSSCAKVQEQMANCPKFAPVVPTSQPIPSNIPNRSTFVCPYCGARNLDQQELVKHCMENHRNDPNKVVCPVCSAMPWGDPSYKSANFLQHLLHRHKFSYDTFVDYNIDEEAALQAALALSLSEN, encoded by the exons ATGGCGGCCGCGATGTTCCGGAGCCTGTTGGTCTCCGCGGCCCAGCAGCGGCCTCAGGCCCCGGGCCCGGGCGGGACCCCGCGGGAGCAGCCGCCTGGCGGCCCCGCCCCGGACGCGCTGGAGGCGCAGTTCAGCTGCCCCATCTGCCTGGAGGTGTATCACCGGGCGGTGCGCGTGGCGGGCTGCGGCCACAC ATTTTGCGGGGAATGTTTGCAACCATGTCTCCAAGTGCCATCTCCTCTTTGCCCGCTCTGCCGCATGCCCTTTGACCCCAAAAAGGTGGAGAAGGCCTCCAATGTGGAGAAGCAGTTGTCCTCCTACAAGGCTCCCTGCAGAGGGTGCAGTAAGAAG GTGACCCTAGCGAAGATGAGATCCCACGTTTCATCCTGCGCTAAGGTTCAAGAGCAGATGGCCAACTGCCCGAAGTTTGCTCCGGTGGTCCCAACTTCCCAGCCCATTCCCAG CAATATTCCAAACCGTTCCACTTTTGTCTGTCCTTATTGTGGAGCCCGGAACCTGGACCAGCAGGAGCTGGTCAAGCACTGCATGGAGAACCACCGCAATGACCCCAACAAAGTG GTGTGCCCTGTCTGTTCAGCGATGCCCTGGGGGGACCCCAGCTACAAGAGCGCCAACTTCCTGCAGCATCTCCTACACAGGCACAAGTTCTCCTATGACACCTTTGTG GACTATAATATCGATGAAGAAGCAGCGTTGCAGGCTGCGTTGGCGCTCTCCCTCTCGGAGAACTGA
- the RNF166 gene encoding E3 ubiquitin-protein ligase RNF166 isoform X2, whose translation MKQQNLLPPSPSWTLPQSPLITSSIFCGECLQPCLQVPSPLCPLCRMPFDPKKVEKASNVEKQLSSYKAPCRGCSKKVTLAKMRSHVSSCAKVQEQMANCPKFAPVVPTSQPIPSNIPNRSTFVCPYCGARNLDQQELVKHCMENHRNDPNKVVCPVCSAMPWGDPSYKSANFLQHLLHRHKFSYDTFVDYNIDEEAALQAALALSLSEN comes from the exons ATGAAACAGCAAAACTTACTGCCTCCTTCACCATCTTGGACtttacctcagtctcccctcATCACCTCCTCAAT ATTTTGCGGGGAATGTTTGCAACCATGTCTCCAAGTGCCATCTCCTCTTTGCCCGCTCTGCCGCATGCCCTTTGACCCCAAAAAGGTGGAGAAGGCCTCCAATGTGGAGAAGCAGTTGTCCTCCTACAAGGCTCCCTGCAGAGGGTGCAGTAAGAAG GTGACCCTAGCGAAGATGAGATCCCACGTTTCATCCTGCGCTAAGGTTCAAGAGCAGATGGCCAACTGCCCGAAGTTTGCTCCGGTGGTCCCAACTTCCCAGCCCATTCCCAG CAATATTCCAAACCGTTCCACTTTTGTCTGTCCTTATTGTGGAGCCCGGAACCTGGACCAGCAGGAGCTGGTCAAGCACTGCATGGAGAACCACCGCAATGACCCCAACAAAGTG GTGTGCCCTGTCTGTTCAGCGATGCCCTGGGGGGACCCCAGCTACAAGAGCGCCAACTTCCTGCAGCATCTCCTACACAGGCACAAGTTCTCCTATGACACCTTTGTG GACTATAATATCGATGAAGAAGCAGCGTTGCAGGCTGCGTTGGCGCTCTCCCTCTCGGAGAACTGA
- the RNF166 gene encoding E3 ubiquitin-protein ligase RNF166 isoform X3, producing the protein MRFCGECLQPCLQVPSPLCPLCRMPFDPKKVEKASNVEKQLSSYKAPCRGCSKKVTLAKMRSHVSSCAKVQEQMANCPKFAPVVPTSQPIPSNIPNRSTFVCPYCGARNLDQQELVKHCMENHRNDPNKVVCPVCSAMPWGDPSYKSANFLQHLLHRHKFSYDTFVDYNIDEEAALQAALALSLSEN; encoded by the exons ATGAG ATTTTGCGGGGAATGTTTGCAACCATGTCTCCAAGTGCCATCTCCTCTTTGCCCGCTCTGCCGCATGCCCTTTGACCCCAAAAAGGTGGAGAAGGCCTCCAATGTGGAGAAGCAGTTGTCCTCCTACAAGGCTCCCTGCAGAGGGTGCAGTAAGAAG GTGACCCTAGCGAAGATGAGATCCCACGTTTCATCCTGCGCTAAGGTTCAAGAGCAGATGGCCAACTGCCCGAAGTTTGCTCCGGTGGTCCCAACTTCCCAGCCCATTCCCAG CAATATTCCAAACCGTTCCACTTTTGTCTGTCCTTATTGTGGAGCCCGGAACCTGGACCAGCAGGAGCTGGTCAAGCACTGCATGGAGAACCACCGCAATGACCCCAACAAAGTG GTGTGCCCTGTCTGTTCAGCGATGCCCTGGGGGGACCCCAGCTACAAGAGCGCCAACTTCCTGCAGCATCTCCTACACAGGCACAAGTTCTCCTATGACACCTTTGTG GACTATAATATCGATGAAGAAGCAGCGTTGCAGGCTGCGTTGGCGCTCTCCCTCTCGGAGAACTGA
- the CTU2 gene encoding cytoplasmic tRNA 2-thiolation protein 2 isoform X1, with protein MCQAQEEYGGCDPPRRRPRVSCAQKCMKCKEASPVLVIRVGDAFCKACFREYFVHKFRAMLGKNRAIYPGEKVLLALSGGPASSSMLRQVQEGLSRETAKKLRFIPGIIYVDEGAVCGQSLAERGETLLQMETILQASRFPYHLAHLEEVFDLPSSILQRAPHNPTGPKNSYKEAVEGFIRQQRQEEGGSPSLPERQIQEKLAEVSLRDVPGMEGLADPEARLRAAVRTEQLIRLFGSVKTLTAKEELLQTLRNHLILHTARAQGYSKVMMGESCTRLAVKLLTNLSLGRGASLAMDTGFSDDRHGDVVVVRPMREYSAKEIAFYNHLFGVPTVFTPALDTKALEKASIHRVIERFVYGLQAEFPSTISTVYRTGEKLSATPGDAGPAAEPERCLLCLCALDTNVEDGSALQAILVSEQLSQQKLPAASPAGRGCCPGAEEQRGCCTNTTAPGADARVNFLPLLCYGCRLTIKDTTCLESLPLYVRSEAERRKRRAAMKLEIQEFLLEDEAVTPAGLGPWADSPVSSR; from the exons ATGTGCCAGGCGCAGGAGGAGTACGGGGGCTGCGACCCGCCCCGCAGGCGGCCCCGGGTCAG ctgtgCGCAGAAGTGCATGAAGTGCAAGGAGGCCTCGCCTGTGTTGGTCATTCGTGTTGGAGATGCCTTTTGCAA GGCCTGTTTTAGGGAGTATTTTGTTCACAAGTTCCGTGCAATGCTTGGGAAGAATCGTGCCATTTACCCAGGAGAGAAG GTTCTTCTTGCATTATCAGGTGGACCTGCCTCTAGCTCAATGCTTCGACAAGTCCAAGAG GGGCTGAGTCGGGAAACAGCCAAGAAACTGCGCTTTATACCAGGCATCATCTACGTTGACG AGGGAGCTGTGTGCGGACAAAGCCTGGCTGAGAGAGGGGAGACGCTGCTCCAGATGGAGACCATCCTGCAAGCCTCAAGGTTTCCATATCACCTGGCCCACTTAGAAGAG GTATTTGACTTGCCCAGCTCCATCCTGCAGCGTGCGCCCCACAATCCCACAGGCCCCAAGAACAGCTACAAGGAAGCAGTGGAGGGCTTCATCCGCCagcagaggcaggaggagggtgGAAGCCCCTCTCTCCCAGAGAGGCAGATCCAGGAGAAGCTTGCTGAGGTCAGCCTGCGAGATGTGCCCGGAATGGAGGGGCTGGCCGACCCAGAAGCCAGGCTGCGGGCTGCAGTCCGGACTGAGCAGCTGATCCGGCTCTTTGGGTCCGTGAAGACCTTGACGGCTAAAGAAGAGCTTCTGCAGACCCTGAG GAACCACCTGATCCTGCACACGGCTAGGGCCCAAGGGTACTCCAAGGTCATGATGGGAGAGAGCTGCACCCGCCTGGCTGTCAAACTGCTGACCAACCTCTCACTGGGGCGGGGAGCCTCTCTCGCTATGGACACA GGCTTCTCGGACGATCGCCATGGCGATGTGGTGGTGGTGCGGCCCATGAGGGAGTACTCTGCCAAGGAAATCGCCTTCTACAACCACCTGTTTGGCGTTCCCACGGTCTTCACTCCTGCCTTGGACACCAAG GCCCTGGAGAAGGCCAGCATCCACCGGGTGATCGAGCGCTTCGTCTATGGTCTGCAGGCAGAGTTCCCCTCGACCATCAGCACCGTATACCG GACGGGCGAGAAGCTGAGCGCGACCCCTGGAGACGCCGGCCCTGCTGCTGAGCCCGAACGCTGCCTCCTGTGTTTGTGTGCCCTGGACACCAATGTGG AGGACGGCTCCGCTTTGCAAGCCATCCTGGTCTCGGAGCAGCTCTCCCAGCAGAAGCTGCCAGCTGCGTCGCCAGCCGGGAGAGGGTGCTGCCCGGGGGCAGAGGAGCAGAGAGGATGCTGCACGAACACGACAGCTCCAGG GGCCGACGCCCGGGTCaacttcctgcccctgctctgctacGGCTGCAGACTGACCATCAAGGACACG ACCTGCCTGGAGAGCCTCCCGCTCTACGTCCGCTCGGAGGCAGAGCGCAGGAAACGCAG GGCCGCGATGAAGCTGGAAATTCAGGAGTTCttgctggaagatgaagctgtgACTCCGG CTGGACTGGGGCCCTGGGCTGACTCCCCAGTCTCAAGCAGGTGA